In the Nitrospiria bacterium genome, one interval contains:
- a CDS encoding ATPase: MEIGLIAIGAGLAIGLTALATGMAQARIGAAAVGAILEKPESFGTAIILLVIPETLVIFGFTIAILILFTLK, translated from the coding sequence ATGGAGATCGGACTCATTGCGATCGGGGCGGGGTTGGCGATCGGCTTGACGGCCCTCGCGACCGGTATGGCCCAGGCCCGAATCGGGGCGGCGGCGGTCGGGGCCATTCTCGAAAAACCGGAATCGTTTGGAACAGCGATCATCCTCCTGGTGATTCCGGAAACGCTCGTGATCTTCGGCTTTACCATCGCGATCCTGATTCTTTTCACCTTGAAGTGA